CAGGACCCGCGCGCCGCCGGCCACCAGGGTCGCGCCCACGGCCGAGCCCATCTCCCCCGGATGCAGGAGCCCGATCACTCTCGCCTCGCTCATCTTCCACGTCCTCCCGCGCCCGTCTGGCGCTGCCCCCCATGCACCGGCTTGTCGCGCAGCGATATGGGCCCGCCGGGGCACATCAGACAACACCCTCCCGCCGTAGCGCCATCACGTCCTCGCTCGAGTAGCCCAGCTCGCCCAGGATCTCGTCGGTGTGCTGGCCCAGTTCAGGCGCCGGCATCCTCACGGCTCCCGGCGTCCTCGACAGTGTCACGGGCAAGTTCTGAACCTCGAGCTGGCCGAGCTTCGGGTGGGTCACCTTCATGGCCAAACCCAGGTGACGCACCTGCGGATCCTCGAAGACCTCCTTGATGTTGAGAATAGGGCCGCAGGGCACGCCGGCCGCGTTGAGCGCCTCCACCCAATGCTGACTCGGCCGCGTGACCAGGACTTTCTCCAGCTCCTCGGTCAGCGCAGCGCGATTCTTGGAGCGGGCGGGCGGCGTCTTGAACCGGGGGTCGTCGATCAGGGCCTGGGTGCCGAGCGCCTCGCAGAGCCGCCGGAACATGGTCTGGCCCGAGGCCGCGATATTGACGTGCCCGTCCGCCGTGCGGAAGGTGCCCGTCGGGATGCCCGTCGGGTGGTCGTTGCCGGCCTGCGGCGCAATCTCCTTGCCGATGAGCCAGCGCGGGGCCTGGAAGTCGAGCATGATCACCATGGCCTCAAGCAATGAGGTGTGCACCCACTG
This is a stretch of genomic DNA from Candidatus Rokuibacteriota bacterium. It encodes these proteins:
- a CDS encoding CoA transferase, with product MTLPLERYTVIDLTRARSGPTCVRQLADMGAKVIQVEAKGDPQGDFARHGFDYQNLHRNKRSITLDLKQSKGVEILKQLVAHADILVENYRPEVKHRLGIDYESLREINPRLIYGSISGFGQTGPYRDRPGYDQIAQGLGGLMSVTGLPGQGPVRAGIPVADLAAGIFLAQGILVALLERERSGKGQWVHTSLLEAMVIMLDFQAPRWLIGKEIAPQAGNDHPTGIPTGTFRTADGHVNIAASGQTMFRRLCEALGTQALIDDPRFKTPPARSKNRAALTEELEKVLVTRPSQHWVEALNAAGVPCGPILNIKEVFEDPQVRHLGLAMKVTHPKLGQLEVQNLPVTLSRTPGAVRMPAPELGQHTDEILGELGYSSEDVMALRREGVV